A window of the Thunnus albacares chromosome 15, fThuAlb1.1, whole genome shotgun sequence genome harbors these coding sequences:
- the tspan37 gene encoding tetraspanin 37, which translates to MRREALKTALQLMCQLLWVVGLVVGLSGVYLLMKYRHSSLFFSHIYIILPAVFVLASAVFLLASGCLGSWLSLRDSTFLQGLFVYLLVVVFCLESTASALAYFHSIKLDSEITPLSGVFQNYTGINQDPNSHAVDATQEELQCCGVHDYRDWLKTSWFNHSGGLWVPHSCCNSTFPSCNGTVDQPWQLNQQGCQVKLEMAFQFVLSFVMWGSLLVLLVELVLIVVVAQLMRDQQIMEYQVLDKN; encoded by the exons ATGAGAAGAGAAGCTTTAAAAACAGCACTTCAGCTGATGTGTCAACTTCTGTGG GTGGTGGGGCTGGTGGTAGGCCTGAGCGGAGTCTACCTGCTGATGAAGTACAGACATagcagcttgtttttttctcacatctACATCATCCTGCCAGCTGTCTTTGTGCTTGCCAGCGCTGTGTTCCTATTGGCCAGTGGATGCCTTGGCTCTTGGCTGAGCCTCAGGGATTCCACCTTTCTGCAGGGACTG TTTGTTTATCTACTAGTTGTGGTCTTCTGTCTGGAAAGCACAGCTTCAGCATTGGCTTATTTTCACTCTATAAAG CTGGACTCAGAGATAACTCCCCTCAGTGGAGTGTTTCAGAATTACACAGGCATCAACCAGGACCCCAACTCTCATGCTGTGGATGCGACACAAGAAGAG TTGCAGTGTTGTGGTGTCCATGACTACAGGGACTGGCTGAAAACCTCCTGGTTTAACCATTCTGGAGGACTCTGGGTTCCTCACAGCTGCTGTAACTCTACTTTCCCCTCTTGCAATGGAACTGTGGATCAACCGTGGCAGCTTAACCAACAG GGTTGCCAGGTGAAACTGGAGATGGCCTTTCAGTTCGTGCTGAGTTTTGTCATGTGGGGCTCCTTGCTTGTTCTCCTGGTGGAG CTTGTTTTGATTGTGGTGGTGGCACAACTGATGAGGGACCAACAAATTATGGAATATCAAGTGCTGGACAAAAACTAA